From a single Ascaphus truei isolate aAscTru1 chromosome 2, aAscTru1.hap1, whole genome shotgun sequence genomic region:
- the LOC142488092 gene encoding uncharacterized protein LOC142488092, with the protein MWVLSKQEVHAWALKVNVTPNHVVAVGAVPADVSLSDVQVQVLKLPGLADVTLLMCPCLSEALEKGVELSQLPLGFRSTEVDGETFTQCFSLTCDCPRGALAWEPRCNCCGGRFLKPVIPQATEPAEKEKEAPDGSTGAGEAATNSSTSAMEVVEGPCAQMDFPDTEPEPPKAELQMLEPPMSKLKKKIQHQRVHATGTGGGPTPQRLILTPLEELLRAKLLPVVVEGLPGDRDIGIYPSQFPPVAPEGHVSPETEQVSSPGSASSTHLEEHDEEDYDDDDDDDAAAAIDTQIQASDHEEVPIETVLPPNRPANTTYDAIVASEGKIVEAENRRHSDLMTVLERMIALQEETVSQLAHLHRVFIEVPKQLQKINTSFEALVVQQTQANYLRMTNVSQFNINTSQAGSVHAGQFSPHSSDLHSPGPNVTGQVADIAVQVPNDILPLPSGKSFVMRILGKWRRCAV; encoded by the exons atgtgggtgctctcaaagcaggaggtccACGCATGGGCCTTGAAGGTTAACGTGACTCCTAACCAcgtggttgccgtgggggcagttCCGGCTGACGTGTCCTTGTCAGATGTCCAGGTGCAGGttctgaagctccctgggctagctg ATGTCACtctgctaatgtgcccctgcctgagtgaagccctTGAAAAGGGAGTCGAACTGTCCCAGTTACCGCTAGGtttcaggtcaactgaggtggacggagaaacgtttacccagtgttttAGCCTCACCTGTGACTGtcctagaggtgcactggcgtgggagccccgaTGTAACTGCTGCGGTGGCCGGTTCTTAAAGCCTGTCATACCCCAGGCTACGGAAccagcagagaaagagaaagaggcgcctgatggttcTACCGGGGCGGGCGAAGCCGCTACTAATTcttccacttcagcgatggaggtggtggaggggccgtgtgctCAAATGGACTTTCCAGACACTGAGCCGGAGCCGCCGAAGGCAGAGCTCCAGATGCTGGAACCCCcaat gtccaaattgaaaaagaaaatacaacaccaacgcgtgcatgctactggcactggaggtgggccgacaccacaacgtctgatattaactccattggaggagctgcttcgggcaaaattacttcccgtcgtcgtggaaggcttacctggtgaccgtgatataggaatttatccctcacaatttccaccag ttgcccctgaaggacatgtgtcacctgagacggaacaagtgtcttcacctgggtcagccagctcaacacacctagaag aacatgatgaagaggattatgatgatgatgatgatgatgatgccgccgccgccatagacacacaaatacaagcaagtgaccatgaagaggttccaattgaaactgttttaccgccaaatcgtccagcaaataccacatatgatgcaattgtagcttctgagggaaaaattgtggaagcagaaaatcgtcgccattctgacctgatgacagtgctggaaaggatgattgcactgcaggaagaaacagtttcacaattggcacatctccacagagtcttcattgaagtgcctaaacagttgcaaaaaatcaacacctcattcgaagcattagttgttcagcaaacacaagctaattacttgagaatgactaatgtatcacaattcaacatcaacacctcacaggcaggatctgttcatgctggccagttttcaccacattcatctgatcttcattcaccaggtccgaatgttaccggtcaagtagcagacattgctgtgcaggttcctaacgacatcctaccgctgccatct